Proteins found in one Geomonas subterranea genomic segment:
- a CDS encoding chemotaxis protein CheC has product MAHHDLHDGELKALTHVCNTGMQHAAIALSQLTGKGVSIQVPRLQVLEGASLSHQLGSQEATALQLQILGNVRGSILILLLRENAQRILELLLGELPDAGAPFTEMERATLMEVGNILASACLNALGSSLKMTLLPSVPALSIGPGGDILARALERGDNGEAVVMIDAMFSVSDSLCGGSIFLIPAPASMGVLLGALEQ; this is encoded by the coding sequence ATGGCGCACCATGACCTGCATGATGGAGAACTGAAGGCGCTCACCCACGTCTGCAACACCGGGATGCAGCACGCGGCCATCGCCCTGTCCCAGCTTACCGGCAAGGGGGTCAGCATCCAGGTGCCCCGGCTCCAGGTGCTCGAGGGGGCCAGCCTCTCGCACCAGCTCGGGTCGCAGGAGGCGACCGCCCTGCAGTTGCAGATCCTCGGCAACGTGCGCGGCAGCATCCTGATCCTGCTGCTTAGGGAGAACGCCCAACGCATCCTCGAGCTCCTGCTGGGAGAGCTCCCCGATGCGGGCGCACCGTTCACCGAGATGGAGCGGGCCACCCTGATGGAGGTGGGGAACATCCTGGCCTCGGCGTGCCTCAACGCACTGGGGAGTTCGCTCAAGATGACCCTGCTCCCCTCGGTACCCGCCCTGAGCATCGGGCCGGGGGGGGATATCCTCGCCCGCGCGCTGGAGCGGGGCGACAACGGCGAGGCGGTCGTGATGATCGACGCCATGTTCTCGGTCTCGGATTCGCTCTGCGGCGGAAGCATCTTCCTCATCCCGGCCCCCGCTTCGATGGGGGTGCTCCTGGGCGCCCTGGAGCAATGA
- a CDS encoding YajQ family cyclic di-GMP-binding protein: MPSFDIVSKVDLQEVDNAINQTVKEIGQRYDFKGSKSEVTLEKESIKVLSEDDFKLKAVIDILQSKFVKRNISPKALQYGKVEQASGGMVRQIITLQMGISKEKAKEIGAVIKETKLKVQSQIQDDQVRVTGKNIDDLQEVIRILKGKDLDIDMQFVNFRS; encoded by the coding sequence ATGCCGTCATTCGACATCGTTTCCAAGGTCGACCTGCAGGAGGTCGACAACGCCATCAACCAGACCGTGAAGGAGATCGGGCAGCGCTACGACTTCAAGGGGTCCAAGAGCGAGGTGACCCTGGAGAAGGAAAGCATCAAGGTCCTGTCCGAGGACGACTTCAAGCTGAAGGCGGTCATCGACATCCTGCAATCCAAGTTCGTCAAGCGCAACATCTCTCCCAAGGCGCTGCAGTACGGCAAGGTGGAACAGGCCTCCGGCGGCATGGTGCGCCAGATCATCACCCTGCAGATGGGGATCTCCAAGGAGAAGGCCAAGGAGATCGGCGCCGTGATCAAGGAAACCAAGCTCAAGGTACAAAGCCAGATCCAGGACGACCAGGTCCGGGTCACCGGCAAGAACATCGACGACCTCCAGGAGGTGATCCGTATCCTCAAAGGGAAGGATCTCGACATCGACATGCAGTTCGTCAACTTCAGAAGCTGA
- the rimO gene encoding 30S ribosomal protein S12 methylthiotransferase RimO, which yields MNQKIKEKVSLVSLGCPKNLVDAEVMLGYLSKDEYEVTTDEMQADIIVVNTCSFIKEAKQESIDTILDLADRKHDARCKLLIVTGCLPQRYQEELAKELPEVDIFIGTGDYPRIAEILQEKKGTDAQLCYTGDPNFVYNDELPRLQSSPHYTAYLKIAEGCSNNCSYCVIPSLRGAHRSRPFATLMAEARSLVAAGVKELNLIAQDITAYGRDLPEQPSLELLVQELAKLEDLKWIRLLYAYPDGVRDSLIELIKNEPKVCKYLDLPIQHISDPVLKNMKRRSGEADIRALIAKLRREIPDIAIRTSLIVGFPGETNEDFKTLLQFVEETRFDRLGVFCYSREEGTPAAEMPDQVSERVKRERHKKLMRTQARVSFKHNRTLVDSEEDVLVEGYSEETELLLKGRSSRQAPDVDGQVYITAGNANVGDIVRLKITDSSDYDLIGEIIE from the coding sequence TTGAACCAGAAGATTAAGGAAAAAGTGAGCCTGGTGAGCCTGGGCTGCCCGAAGAACCTGGTGGACGCCGAGGTGATGCTGGGCTACCTCTCCAAGGACGAGTACGAGGTCACCACCGACGAGATGCAGGCGGACATCATCGTGGTGAACACCTGCTCCTTCATCAAGGAGGCCAAGCAGGAGAGCATCGACACCATCCTCGACCTGGCCGACAGAAAGCACGACGCGCGCTGCAAGCTGCTCATCGTGACCGGCTGCCTGCCGCAGCGCTACCAGGAGGAACTCGCCAAGGAACTCCCCGAGGTGGATATCTTCATCGGCACCGGAGACTACCCGCGCATCGCGGAGATCCTCCAGGAGAAGAAGGGGACCGACGCCCAGCTCTGCTACACCGGCGACCCCAACTTCGTCTACAACGACGAGCTGCCGCGCCTGCAGTCCTCGCCGCACTACACCGCGTATCTAAAGATCGCGGAGGGGTGCTCCAACAACTGCTCCTACTGCGTGATCCCGTCCCTGCGCGGCGCGCACCGCTCCCGCCCCTTCGCGACGCTGATGGCCGAGGCCAGGTCCCTGGTGGCCGCCGGGGTGAAGGAGCTCAACCTGATCGCCCAGGACATCACCGCCTACGGCCGCGACCTTCCCGAACAGCCGAGCCTCGAGCTCCTGGTCCAGGAACTGGCCAAGCTGGAAGATCTCAAATGGATCAGGCTCCTCTACGCCTACCCGGACGGGGTCAGGGACTCCCTGATCGAGCTGATCAAGAACGAGCCCAAGGTGTGCAAGTACCTGGACCTCCCCATCCAGCACATCTCCGACCCGGTCCTGAAGAACATGAAGCGTAGAAGCGGCGAGGCCGACATCCGCGCCCTTATCGCCAAGCTGCGCCGCGAGATCCCTGACATCGCCATCCGCACCTCGCTCATCGTCGGCTTCCCCGGCGAGACCAACGAGGACTTCAAGACGCTCCTGCAATTCGTCGAGGAGACCCGCTTCGACCGTCTCGGCGTGTTCTGCTACTCCCGCGAGGAGGGGACCCCGGCGGCCGAGATGCCGGACCAGGTTTCCGAGCGGGTCAAGCGCGAGCGCCACAAGAAGCTGATGCGCACCCAGGCCCGGGTCTCCTTCAAGCACAACAGAACCCTCGTTGACAGCGAGGAGGATGTGCTGGTCGAGGGGTACAGCGAGGAGACCGAGCTCCTTTTGAAGGGACGCTCCTCACGCCAGGCCCCCGATGTGGACGGTCAAGTGTACATCACCGCGGGCAACGCCAACGTAGGTGACATAGTACGATTGAAGATCACTGACTCCTCTGATTACGACCTTATTGGCGAGATCATAGAGTAG
- a CDS encoding LolA family protein has protein sequence MKIARTAVLSLALIALNAGLSLGADLSQVVRTIEQGYGSLNDLQADFSQRSSIRALKREEKGGGELLLKKGGGKESMFRFNYTKPKQQIVSNGKTVWYYIPDQKQVMVMDLAQLLEASNGIAMNYLSGLGQVSKDFSIAFAAEQKDKNGNYQLELTPHKKSPAMAKLLLTISGEAVESMVAKGKSSTPFPVLSSTVVDQTGNTTRMDFSGVKTNRGISSGKFSFKIPSGVQVIKR, from the coding sequence ATGAAAATCGCCAGAACCGCCGTCCTGTCCCTCGCCCTGATCGCCCTTAATGCCGGCTTGTCCCTCGGAGCCGACCTCTCCCAGGTGGTGCGCACCATCGAGCAGGGCTACGGATCGCTGAACGACCTGCAGGCGGACTTCAGCCAGAGAAGCAGCATCAGGGCGCTCAAGCGCGAGGAAAAGGGGGGGGGCGAGCTCCTCCTGAAGAAGGGGGGCGGGAAAGAGTCGATGTTCCGCTTCAACTACACCAAGCCCAAGCAGCAGATCGTGTCCAACGGCAAGACCGTCTGGTACTACATACCGGACCAGAAGCAGGTCATGGTGATGGACCTGGCGCAGCTTCTCGAGGCCAGTAACGGCATCGCGATGAACTACCTCTCGGGGCTCGGGCAAGTCTCCAAGGATTTCAGCATCGCCTTTGCCGCCGAGCAAAAGGACAAGAACGGCAACTACCAGCTGGAGCTCACCCCGCACAAGAAGAGCCCCGCCATGGCCAAGCTGTTGCTGACCATCTCCGGCGAGGCCGTCGAGAGCATGGTTGCCAAGGGGAAGAGCTCGACTCCGTTCCCGGTGCTCTCCTCCACGGTGGTAGACCAGACCGGGAACACCACCAGGATGGACTTCAGCGGCGTGAAGACCAACCGCGGCATATCCAGCGGCAAGTTCAGCTTCAAGATCCCGTCCGGGGTGCAGGTTATCAAAAGATAG